The Synechococcus sp. CC9605 sequence GCTGGTGGGGGCCGCCGGCCCCCTAGCCTCGCGGGACTGAAGAGTCCCCTTCAATGCTCGCCACCCTCCCCTTCAGCCTCAATTTCGCTCACCCCTTAGCGGAGTGGGGCCTGCTCGCCGTTGGTGGTTGGGCTCTTTACCTGGGGATCAAGGCCAAGAAAACCCGCACCGGCACCCCCGAACAGCGCAAAGAACTGGTGCCGAAAAAGTTCGCCCAGCGCCATTACCTCTGGGGCAGCATCCTGCTGGCCGTGATGACCCTCGGCACGCTGGGTGGCATGGCGGTCACCTATTTGAACAACGGCAAGTTGTTTGTCGGTCCGCACCTGCTGGTGGGTCTGGCCATGACTGGGATGATCGCCGTCGCCGCTTCGCTCTCACCCCTGATGCAGCGGGGCAATGTGATTGCGCGCAAGGCTCATGTGGGCCTGAACATGGGCATGCTCACGCTGTTCCTTTGGCAGGCCGTCAGCGGCATGGAGATCGTCAACAAGATCTGGGCCAACCGCTGAAGATCCTTCAGAAGGCTGCCCGCTGACGGGGTGGGCAGCTGAGGCCATGGGCCGCATGAAAGTCCTCCTGCACCTTCCAGGTCAGCCGTCGTGAAATCTGGCGCACAATCTGCTTGAGCAGATGATCACCACTGCTCTGGACCAACTGATCCGGGAGCATGGTGATCACCTTGGGCAGACGGATCCAGACCTTGAGATCCAGGTCCCATTGCACGGATGTTTGCTCCTGTTCGGGGACCAGGTGCATCCCGGCGCGGAAGTCGACGTCGTAGTGATGGCGCAGGCCCAGGGATTGCGGCACGGTCCGCACCGTTTCGATCCGGTAGATCCCTTCCTGCTGTGGCAGCAGTCGCAGAGCGATCGTGGGCTCCACTTCGAAACCGAAGTTGCCGAACTTCCCCAGGGTGAGGCTGTAGGACTGCTGATCGATCGCCTCGACCTGCATCGGGCTGGCGCAACGTTCAAACCAGCTCTGATGGTCATCCAGGTAGCGAGCGACCACCGCTTGGGGTGCCAGCATCTGCATCGAATCCTCGAAGAGGCTGCTGTAGCAGCGCACCTGCGGGTCGGCACCGTGCAGCTGATTGTCGGTTTCAGTGGACGACAAGACCGTCACGGATGGGGAGCTGCCGGCGGAGGGCGATTAAAGATGAACCAATGTAAAGCTCTCTGCGCTTCAGTTTTCGCTCAATTGCATCAGTTTTTCGATCACCTCTTCCACCGCCCGATCCGGGGTTGAGGCACCGGAGGTGATGCCCACCCGAACGGGGCCCTCAGGCAGGAAATCGCCCTCACGACAGAGGTCGGCTGCCAGTGGTTTGTGCTCGATTGAATTGCTGCCGACGTCGATGCGCTCGGGCGTGTCGATGTGGAACGAGCGAATGCCGCGGCTGACAGCAATCTCCTGCAGGTGGGTGGTGTTGGAGGAGTTGAAACCACCGATCACCACCATCAGATCTAGGGGTTCATCCACGAGGGAGAACATGGCGTCCTGACGTTCCTGGGTGGCGTCGCAGATGGTGTTGAAGGCCAGGAAGTGGTCGTTCAGCTGAGTCGGACCGTATTTGCTCAGCATGGTGCGTTCGAACAAGCGTCCGATCTCCTCGGTCTCGCTCTTCAGCATCGTGGTCTGGTTGGCCACCCCCAGACGTTCGAGGTCCCGATCGGGATCGAACCCTGGGGAGCAGGCTTTGGCAAAGCGTTTGATGAAGTCCTCACGGTCACCGTTGCCGAGGATGTAATCGGCGACGTACTGGGCTTCCTCCAGATCGAGCACCACTAGATAGGTGCCAGCAAATGAGCTGGTGGCCAATGTTTCCTCGTGCTTCACCTTGCCGTGAATGATCGAGGTAAAGGTGTGCTTTTTGTGTTTCTCCACGGTGTTCCACACCTTGGAGACCCAGGGACAGGTCGTGTCAACGATGTGGCAGCCCCGTTCATTCAGCAGCTGCATTTCCTGAACGGTGGCACCAAAGGCCGGCAGGATCACCACGTCACCGGAGGTGACGCCTGAGAAGTCCTTCACTCCCTGTTCGACAGGGATGAACTGCACATCCATTTCCCTGAGGTGATCATTCACGGAAGGGTTGTGGATGATCTCGTTCGTGATCCAGAGACGCTCGCTGGGGTAGTGCTTGCGGGTCTCGTAGGCCATCGCTACGGCCCGTTCAACACCCCAGCAGAAGCCGAAGGCTTCCGCCAATCGGACGTTGAGCCGGCCGTGTTCCAGTCGGTAGCCGTTGTCCCGGATCGTGCCGATCAGGCCGCTCTGGTAGGCCTGCTCAAGGCTTTCCGCCACTTCCTCGGCGCGCCCGAAGCCTCGCCGGTTGTAACGCTCGGAATGGTGGAGGGAGCGCTTGAAGGCGTGGGTGTCCATGGAGGGCGCTGGAGTGGGGCAACTCTATGTGGCCTGAAGCAGCGCTTCAGGCAGTAAAAAAGCCCGGCCAGTCGGCCGGGCTTGAGATCAGCAATTGATCCGAAGAGGAATCAGTTGTTGGTGGTGGAGAAACCGGCGTAGGCCTCCATGCCGTGTTCGCCGATGTCTAAACCTTCGGACTCTTCCTGTTCGGTGACGCGGATGCCGCCGAATAGGGAGCCGATGATCGACCAGGCGATGAAGCAGGTGACCACAGTCCAGATGGCGTAGGCAGCAGCACCCAGAGCCTGGATGCCGAGCTGCTCAACGCCACCTCCGACCAGCAGGCCGAGGCCGGAGCCATCGCCTTGGACGTCGTAGCCCCAGAGACCGATCACGATCGTGCCCCACACGCCGCACACACCGTGCACGGAGAAGGCGCCAACTGGATCGTCAATGCCTGAGGCATCGAGAGCGGCGACGGAGAAGACGACGATGATGCCGCCCACCACGCCAGCCACCCAGGAGCCAGTCAGGGTGAGGTTGCCGCAACCGGCAGTCACGCTCACCAGGCCAGCCAGGATGCCGTTGATGATCATGGTGAGATCAGGCTTCTTGGAGGTCATCGTGGAGATCACCGTGGCGCCGATGGCACCGCCGGCTGCGCCGAGGGTGGTGGTAACGGCCACATAGGGGACCCACTGGTCCATGGCCAGCTGGGATCCGGGGTTGAAGCCGTACCAGCCAATCCAGAGGATCAGAGCGCCAAGGGTGGCGATGGACATGTTGTGGCCAGGGATGGCCTGAACCTTGCCGTCGACGTACTTGCCGATGCGGGGTCCGAGCAGCATGGCGCCAACGAGGCCGGCCCAGGCGCCAACGGAGTGGACGATCGAGGAACCAGCAAAGTCGATGAATTCGACGCTGCCAACACTGTTGAGCCAGCCACCGTTCCATTCCCAGCTGCCAGCAACTGGATAGATGAAGGCGGTGAGGACCAGGGCGAAGATCACGAATTCGCCGAACTTGATCCGCTCAGCCACGAGACCGGAAACGATCGTGGCGGCGGTTCCGGCGAAGGCCGCCTGGAAAAGGAAATCAACGGTGGGAACCAGGCCTGCATCGCTGATGGTCTCAGCGGTGACGGTCGGGTCGAAGAAGAGGCCCCCGAAATACAGCCAGCCGTCGATGACGGAGTCGCCGTACATCAAGGAGTAGCCCACGAACCAGTAGGCGGTCACCGCGAGGGCGAACACGAACAGGTTCTTGGCGAGGATATTGACGGCATTTTTTTGCCGGCACATGCCTGCTTCGACCATGGCGAAGCCGGCATTCATAAAGATCACCAGGATGGTGGCGACCAGAAGCCAAAGGTTGTTGGCCAGGAAAGCGGCGGAGAGCTCAGGAAGCTCTTCGGCTTTGGCCGATAGGGTGAAGATGCCAAGGCCCATGAGCGCCAGGGGCGCACAGGCGAGCCAGGTCATGGCACGGTTGGAGCTAAAGCCCCGGATGCTCTTCAGGAGCAGCATCGGGCCTTCCAGGAGGCTGGCCTCCTGCAGGGTTTTGCGCCGCTTTTGCGGTGGCGCGTGGAATGCAGTTGTCATGAACGAGGGTGCAGAGCTGCGTGACACGCCCAGTTGTAACTAGGCGAACCAGCCTACGCTGCACGTCAGTCTCGTCTTTCTATGTTCGATCTGCTACCAAAATCAACCTAGGTCGACTAGGCGAGTCCCCTGCCAGTGCACCGCATCGGCGCTGAAGCTGAAACAACAAGGCAGAACCTCCACGCCACTGTTGGTGGCCTGGCGAAACAGTTCCCCGTAGCGCGGATCGGCGCTGTCGCCTGGAGCAAAGGCAGTCACGTCCGGCCGGCTTAGGCAGGGCACCAGCACTGCCCGCGCATCCGGAAGCACCCCCATCAGCTCAATCAGATGCTTTTGCCCCCGTTCAGTCACCGTGTCGGGGAATAGGGCCGTGCTGCCGTCGGTCCAGGTGGTGTTCTTCACCTCCAGGTAGATCGGACGTTGATCGGGGTTCTGCTCGGCCGGCGTCAGCAGGAGGTCGATCCGGCTGCGCTTGTTGGTGCCGTAAGCCACCTCAGCGCGGATCCTTGCAATGGCGCCCAGTTGAGCCTCCAGGCACCCAGCTTCGACCGTGGCGCGAATCAGGCGGTTGGGCAGGGCTGTGTTGATGCCCACCCAGCAATGTTGGCCATCGGCACCTGGCACTTCGGCTTGCTCCCAGGTCCAGGCCAGCTTGCGTTTGGGGGAGGGTGCGTAGCGCAGACGCACCCGTTGGCCAGGGATCAAGACTCCCGTCATCGGGCCGGTGTTGGCGCAGTGGGCGGTAACGGTCTCGCCGCTGCTCAGCTCCACATCGGCCAGGAAGCGTTTGTAGCGCTTCAGCAGCACGCCCTCTGTCAGAGGTTCAAAGCGCAGCAGGGCATCGCCCGGAGAGGAAAGGCCAGTCATGGCAGCAGCCGAGATTGGCCCATGGTCTCGTGTGGTGCCTCCACAATGCGCCCAATGCTGGGGGCCGAATGGCGCGTTCACTGAAGGGGATCGCACTGGTGGTGACCCTCGGCACCCTGCTGAGCAAGGTGGGTGGCCTGATTCGGCAGCTGGTGATCGCAGCGGCCTTCGGGGTGGGCGCGGCTTATGACGCCTACAACTACGCCTATGTGCTGCCTGGATTTCTGCTGATCCTGCTGGGAGGGATCAATGGCCCCTTCCACAGCGCCATGGTGAGCGTGCTGAGCCGGCGCCCACGGGCCGAAGGAGCCCATATCCTTGCGGCGCTCAACACCAGCGTCAGTGCTCTGTTGCTGATGGTCACCATCGTTCTGGTGCTGGCGGCGGATCCTCTGATCACCCTTGTGGGCCCTGGCCTTGCCCCCGAGCTTCACGCCATCGCACGGTTGCAGCTGCAGGTGATGGCGCCGATGGCGCTGCTGGCCGGACTGATCGGGTTGGGTTTTGGATCCCTCAACGCCGCCGATGAATTCTGGATTCCGGCGATTTCTCCGCTGATGTCCAGCGGCGCCTTGATCATCGGGGTTGGATTGCTCTGGTGGCAGCTCGGTGCTGACATCGCCTTGCCGTCTGCCGCCATGGCCGGGGGTGTGGTGCTCGCCTTGGCCACGTTGGTGGGGGCTTTGCTGCAGTGGCTGATCCAGCTGCCGGCGTTGATCCGGCAGGGGTTGGCCCGTTTTCAACTGGTCTGGGACTGGAGGCACCCGGGGGTGCGCGAGGTGTGGCGTGTGATGGGGCCGGCGACGCTGTCGTCCGGGATGCTGCAGATCAATGTGTTCACCGATCTGTTCTTCGCCTCCGGGATTCTCGGCGCGGCGGCGGGTCTGGGCTACGCCAATTTGCTGGTGCAAACGCCCCTGGGTTTGATCTCGAATGCACTGCTGGTGCCCCTGCTGCCCACCTTCGCCAGGCTCACGGCGCCGGAAGATCGTCCGCAGCTGATCGATCGGATCCGCCAGGGGTTGATGCTGTCTGCGGCATCGATGATTCCCCTGGGGGGGCTTTTCATCGCCTTGGGTGGCCCCATCGTCGCCCTGGTTTACGAGCGCGGTGCTTTCGATGCGTCAGCCGCCCAGTTGGTGACGGGTTTGCTGATGGCCTACGGCCTGGGCATGCCGGCCTACCTAGGCCGGGATGTGCTGGTGCGTGTCTTCTATGCCCTGGGGGATGGGACGACGCCTTTTCGGCTCTCGCTGGCGGGGATTGGTCTCAACGTGATTTTTGACTGGCTGCTGGTTGGTGGTCCGACCCCTTGGGGGAATCAGTCCCCGTTCAATTTCGGTGCACCCGGGCTGGTGCTTGCCACGGTTGCCATCAACCTGCTCACCTGCTTCGCCCTGATGCTGGGTCTGCAGCAACGCATTTCAGGACTGCCGCTACGGCGTTGGGGGATGGACCTTCTGAGGCTAGCCATCGCAGGCGTGCTGGCAGCGGGGGGCGCCGGGATCATCGTGACCTTTGTGTCCTGGCCCGCAGGGTTGCTGGGCCTGCTGTTTCAGGTGGGTGCCCCTGGCTTGCTGGGTTTGGCGTTGTTTGCCTTAATCGGTGCACAGCTTCAGGTGCCGGAGGTGCGTGAGATCACGCAGTTGGTGATGGGCCGATTCAGGGCTCGCTGAGACGAACATCGAGTTCTTCACGCACCTGGATGGGCAACTCCAGCTGTTCGCGACCCACGAGTTGAGGGCCCTGAACAGACACAATCCGGGCCTCGATGCCGAACTCTTTAAACGCGGTTTCCAGTTCCTGAATCAGGGCTTTCTCAACTTGAGCCTCTGCATCTACCACCCGGCCGATCAGCCGTTCACCCAGGCGGCCAATGCGTTGGCGCACCAATTCTCTTGAGTTGGTGACTTCAATGATCAGCACACCAACCGCGGCGGATGGAGTGCAACCTTATCCGCAGTACGGCTCGAGGATCTCCTCAAGATCCCTCAGCTGGGCTGGGGGGATCAGCTTGGAGAGGGGAAGTTGACTCGCCCCACCCGCCAGAGGCACCTTGACGGCGTCGAGGGCCTGCCGTGCTGCCACCTCAGCACCTTGATTTACGCGGGCACTGCATTCGATCGCCAGGGCTGAGGCCAGGTCGGCATCGCCGAGGTACAGATGCCAACCGCTGATTTGAACGTAGAGGCGGTCAGCCAAAGCACTCTGAAGGTCTTGCAGGTCGCTGGCGGAGAGGGACATCAGCCCAGGGAGATCGCGGTGTGGATTGCCTCCATGCTGGCTTTATTCCTCAGGCTTGGGTCGCTGAAGAATTACCCAAATCAACTGGCCCAGCCACAGGGTTGCCCAGAGGCTGGTGATCCAGGTCAGGCTCCCGCCAGGGAAGGGGTGGCGCATCTCCTGCAGAAACCAGCCGCCGCTGTTCACCGCAGCGAACACGCCGCCGTGCAGGCACAGGTTCACGATGCGCTCGAAATGCCGGTAGGTCGGATCCTCAGGGTCAGCGGGGCCGTACCAGCGGATCGGCATTGCTCGGGCTCAGAAACACCTGAATCCTGACGCGCCCCGCACCCGGTTGACGAGCGGACCCTCGATGGGGTCTGATGGTTTGGCGCAAGCGCTTGTAGCTCAGCGGATTAGAGCATCTGACTACGGATCAGAGGGTCGGGAGTTCGAATCTCTCCAGGCGCGTTTCAACTGTCCCCGATGGGCAGTTTTTTTTTTGGTTGATCGGTCGAGCTGATCGCTGCGGTTTCTTACGATTGGCCAAAGCTTTACTGACATTCCATGAGCCAGGCCTCTGGACGCGCCATCGACGCTGATCTGGCTCAGTCGGATCCCGACATCGCTGCGTTCATCAACCAGGAACGGCAGCGTCAGGAAACCCACCTCGAGCTGATCGCATCGGAGAACTTTGCGTCCCGTGCGGTGATGCAGGCCCAGGGTTCCGTTCTCACCAACAAGTACGCCGAGGGTCTGCCCAGCAAGCGGTACTACGGCGGTTGTGAACACGTTGATGCCATTGAAGAGCTGGCCATCGAGCGGGCCAAGCAGTTGTTTGGTGCCGCTTGGGCCAATGTGCAGCCCCACAGCGGTGCCCAGGCCAACTTCGCGGTTTTCCTGGCGCTGCTACAGCCTGGCGACACGATCATGGGGCTCGATCTGTCCCATGGAGGTCACCTGACCCATGGTTCCCCGGTCAACGTCAGCGGCAAGTGGTTCAACGTCGTCCAGTACGGCGTCGACAAGGAGACCCAACGCCTTGATATGGAGGCGATCCGCCAGCTGGCTTTGGAGCACAAGCCGAAGCTGATTGTCTGTGGCTACTCCGCGTATCCACGCACCATCGACTTCGCCGCCTTCCGCGCCATCGCTGATGAAGTGGGTGCCTATCTGCTGGCCGACATGGCCCACATCGCCGGCCTCGTGGCCGCTGGAGTGCATCCCAGCCCTGTCCCCCACTGCGATGTGGTGACCACCACCACCCACAAGACCCTGCGCGGTCCCCGCGGCGGCTTGATCCTCTGCCGCGATGCCGAGTTCGCCAAAAAGTTCGACAAGGCCGTGTTCCCTGGCAGCCAGGGCGGCCCTCTGGAGCACGTGATCGCTGCTAAGGCTGTGGCCTTCGGGGAAGCACTGCAGCCTTCGTTCAAGGCCTATAGCCAGCAGGTGGTTGCCAATGCGGCAGCCCTCGCTGAACAGCTGATCGCCCGCGGCATCGATGTCGTCAGCGGCGGCACCGATAACCACGTGGTGCTGTTAGACCTGCGTAGCATCGGGATGACTGGAAAAGTGGCTGATCTGTTGGTGAGTGATGTGCACATCACGGCCAACAAGAACACCGTTCCCTTCGACCCTGAATCGCCCTTCGTCACCAGTGGCCTGCGATTCGGAACAGCTGCGCTCACCACCCGTGGTTTCGATTCGCAGGCTTTCCGGGAGGTCGCCGATGTGATTGCCGACCGTCTTTTCAATCCTGAGGATGATGCGATTCGTCAGCGTTGCCTCGACCGGGTGGGTGCTCTATGTGAGCGCTTCCCCCTCTACGCCGACAGCAAGCACAAGCAGCCTGTTCTGGTGTGAGGCCTGGCTCAGGCTCTACAGGGGTCTGGCCGATGTCTGGTGGATGGGTTGGAGGCTCTTTAGGATTGAGATGACTCCTTCTGACCGGGGGATCGTCTCTTTCCTGGAGCCTGCGTGAATCTCTTGGCCAGCCCCATAGCGGTCGCTTCGGTCAGCTTTCTTTTGGCTGCGGTGACCACCACGGTGCTGGTGCCTCAAGTTCGCAGGCTGGGGCTTCGCTTTGGGTGGACCGATCTGCCCGATGAGCGCAAGCAGCATGTCACCCCCATGGTGAGGCTGGGGGGCATTGCCATGGTGCTGGGTTTTGGTACTGCTTTGACGGCTGTGTGGTCGATGGGGGGCTTCGGCCTGCTGGCGCCGGCCAAGGATCAGCTGATTTGGAGCACCCTGGCCGGTTCGCTCTGCTTTTTTCTGATTGGCCTGGCGGACGACCTCTTCGCTCTCTCTCCTTGGC is a genomic window containing:
- a CDS encoding DUF4079 domain-containing protein — its product is MLATLPFSLNFAHPLAEWGLLAVGGWALYLGIKAKKTRTGTPEQRKELVPKKFAQRHYLWGSILLAVMTLGTLGGMAVTYLNNGKLFVGPHLLVGLAMTGMIAVAASLSPLMQRGNVIARKAHVGLNMGMLTLFLWQAVSGMEIVNKIWANR
- a CDS encoding DUF1997 domain-containing protein, coding for MTVLSSTETDNQLHGADPQVRCYSSLFEDSMQMLAPQAVVARYLDDHQSWFERCASPMQVEAIDQQSYSLTLGKFGNFGFEVEPTIALRLLPQQEGIYRIETVRTVPQSLGLRHHYDVDFRAGMHLVPEQEQTSVQWDLDLKVWIRLPKVITMLPDQLVQSSGDHLLKQIVRQISRRLTWKVQEDFHAAHGLSCPPRQRAAF
- a CDS encoding 4-hydroxy-3-methylbut-2-enyl diphosphate reductase, with amino-acid sequence MDTHAFKRSLHHSERYNRRGFGRAEEVAESLEQAYQSGLIGTIRDNGYRLEHGRLNVRLAEAFGFCWGVERAVAMAYETRKHYPSERLWITNEIIHNPSVNDHLREMDVQFIPVEQGVKDFSGVTSGDVVILPAFGATVQEMQLLNERGCHIVDTTCPWVSKVWNTVEKHKKHTFTSIIHGKVKHEETLATSSFAGTYLVVLDLEEAQYVADYILGNGDREDFIKRFAKACSPGFDPDRDLERLGVANQTTMLKSETEEIGRLFERTMLSKYGPTQLNDHFLAFNTICDATQERQDAMFSLVDEPLDLMVVIGGFNSSNTTHLQEIAVSRGIRSFHIDTPERIDVGSNSIEHKPLAADLCREGDFLPEGPVRVGITSGASTPDRAVEEVIEKLMQLSEN
- a CDS encoding ammonium transporter; this translates as MTTAFHAPPQKRRKTLQEASLLEGPMLLLKSIRGFSSNRAMTWLACAPLALMGLGIFTLSAKAEELPELSAAFLANNLWLLVATILVIFMNAGFAMVEAGMCRQKNAVNILAKNLFVFALAVTAYWFVGYSLMYGDSVIDGWLYFGGLFFDPTVTAETISDAGLVPTVDFLFQAAFAGTAATIVSGLVAERIKFGEFVIFALVLTAFIYPVAGSWEWNGGWLNSVGSVEFIDFAGSSIVHSVGAWAGLVGAMLLGPRIGKYVDGKVQAIPGHNMSIATLGALILWIGWYGFNPGSQLAMDQWVPYVAVTTTLGAAGGAIGATVISTMTSKKPDLTMIINGILAGLVSVTAGCGNLTLTGSWVAGVVGGIIVVFSVAALDASGIDDPVGAFSVHGVCGVWGTIVIGLWGYDVQGDGSGLGLLVGGGVEQLGIQALGAAAYAIWTVVTCFIAWSIIGSLFGGIRVTEQEESEGLDIGEHGMEAYAGFSTTNN
- the sfsA gene encoding DNA/RNA nuclease SfsA codes for the protein MTGLSSPGDALLRFEPLTEGVLLKRYKRFLADVELSSGETVTAHCANTGPMTGVLIPGQRVRLRYAPSPKRKLAWTWEQAEVPGADGQHCWVGINTALPNRLIRATVEAGCLEAQLGAIARIRAEVAYGTNKRSRIDLLLTPAEQNPDQRPIYLEVKNTTWTDGSTALFPDTVTERGQKHLIELMGVLPDARAVLVPCLSRPDVTAFAPGDSADPRYGELFRQATNSGVEVLPCCFSFSADAVHWQGTRLVDLG
- the murJ gene encoding murein biosynthesis integral membrane protein MurJ → MARSLKGIALVVTLGTLLSKVGGLIRQLVIAAAFGVGAAYDAYNYAYVLPGFLLILLGGINGPFHSAMVSVLSRRPRAEGAHILAALNTSVSALLLMVTIVLVLAADPLITLVGPGLAPELHAIARLQLQVMAPMALLAGLIGLGFGSLNAADEFWIPAISPLMSSGALIIGVGLLWWQLGADIALPSAAMAGGVVLALATLVGALLQWLIQLPALIRQGLARFQLVWDWRHPGVREVWRVMGPATLSSGMLQINVFTDLFFASGILGAAAGLGYANLLVQTPLGLISNALLVPLLPTFARLTAPEDRPQLIDRIRQGLMLSAASMIPLGGLFIALGGPIVALVYERGAFDASAAQLVTGLLMAYGLGMPAYLGRDVLVRVFYALGDGTTPFRLSLAGIGLNVIFDWLLVGGPTPWGNQSPFNFGAPGLVLATVAINLLTCFALMLGLQQRISGLPLRRWGMDLLRLAIAGVLAAGGAGIIVTFVSWPAGLLGLLFQVGAPGLLGLALFALIGAQLQVPEVREITQLVMGRFRAR
- a CDS encoding DUF3181 family protein — translated: MSLSASDLQDLQSALADRLYVQISGWHLYLGDADLASALAIECSARVNQGAEVAARQALDAVKVPLAGGASQLPLSKLIPPAQLRDLEEILEPYCG
- the glyA gene encoding serine hydroxymethyltransferase, producing MSQASGRAIDADLAQSDPDIAAFINQERQRQETHLELIASENFASRAVMQAQGSVLTNKYAEGLPSKRYYGGCEHVDAIEELAIERAKQLFGAAWANVQPHSGAQANFAVFLALLQPGDTIMGLDLSHGGHLTHGSPVNVSGKWFNVVQYGVDKETQRLDMEAIRQLALEHKPKLIVCGYSAYPRTIDFAAFRAIADEVGAYLLADMAHIAGLVAAGVHPSPVPHCDVVTTTTHKTLRGPRGGLILCRDAEFAKKFDKAVFPGSQGGPLEHVIAAKAVAFGEALQPSFKAYSQQVVANAAALAEQLIARGIDVVSGGTDNHVVLLDLRSIGMTGKVADLLVSDVHITANKNTVPFDPESPFVTSGLRFGTAALTTRGFDSQAFREVADVIADRLFNPEDDAIRQRCLDRVGALCERFPLYADSKHKQPVLV